In one window of Oscillospiraceae bacterium DNA:
- a CDS encoding S-layer homology domain-containing protein, whose translation MKRRIFSMLLCACMLMGIVSVTTMAASPVSIFNVTVEAPKAGAKPAETASVPETASTYVTDVEWKGTFDNNGNFMKGKTYVVRVTIRIKDGQDKYIKFVSGKAKINDLTANVIDISADKQQAVVTRSFAVGINYDKAAELMAEADVNLMTITVPEPTAGQLPSKTASLQKGAKTTVSNVEWTGRFSHDGTFIAGAEYSVKFKVVIKSEFKEDKYTLTDASKITVNGNQATVKKENNREAYVTYKFTTPIPEGQIDMSYVLTKEQADHYCVDNHNDDLIFNDEFVDYIMDNPYVFGLDMPLDRYLANAHNYKDPEYQLSYIKRILLDFEKNAQYSGGFAEWTHELKELWIAPNINIDIIININAAVGDSYYGSGGANVGTFKLFLSKDVYPDGWYSIMSQSIKEIDTDEIRNYSYSNYQLYLYEGDVYEAFKKGESAAELWCPGHKFINPLITADRVAEYVNCQHPTTYYYSCKFCNICEYDPNHTFKEADEYDVYSIERMEHVYGDRVLADKNYAGLNADGEKVYFKQCVYCGINPKEDFFNYSEEDFKKEFAEFYGKPGYEYVTYEWHMDRLNTQWNDYCSKMVMSATTKKAAPHGFAVYPDRETTAKISDWATDEVRWATQLQLTDKALLGENYTASCTREQFVSVAVKMTERMLGREIEAAPSGSFSDTDSIYVRKAVMAGITNGTGPDTFSPNDTLTRAQMATFLYRALQFVRNNSDIRYTVYDSALGNYSDGNQIPDWANKAMAFMNALGLIKGTTATTIAPNDTCTIEQALVVAYRSLDADDIGWYQSLNEFHNNSRGYLGGTLNKFFSVGIGGTAAFSSYTNADRYWSNKPHTPANLLDGEDTWRESNALPVLEPYTGIQSAVPLEDFMPIKDVD comes from the coding sequence ATGAAAAGAAGAATTTTTAGTATGCTTTTATGTGCATGTATGCTTATGGGGATAGTAAGTGTTACAACTATGGCAGCTTCTCCTGTGAGCATTTTCAATGTTACGGTAGAGGCGCCCAAAGCAGGTGCAAAGCCTGCGGAAACCGCATCTGTGCCCGAAACCGCAAGCACATATGTAACAGATGTTGAGTGGAAGGGGACATTCGACAATAACGGCAACTTTATGAAAGGAAAAACATATGTAGTACGTGTTACCATCCGCATTAAGGATGGTCAGGATAAATACATAAAGTTTGTTTCCGGAAAAGCAAAAATCAACGATTTAACTGCGAATGTTATTGATATATCCGCCGATAAACAGCAGGCGGTAGTAACCCGCTCCTTTGCTGTGGGAATAAATTATGATAAAGCGGCGGAGCTTATGGCAGAGGCTGACGTTAATCTGATGACGATTACCGTTCCCGAGCCTACCGCCGGTCAGCTTCCCTCAAAGACTGCCTCGCTTCAGAAAGGAGCAAAAACAACAGTAAGCAATGTTGAATGGACAGGAAGATTCAGTCACGACGGCACATTCATTGCAGGTGCGGAATACTCCGTTAAATTCAAGGTTGTCATAAAGAGTGAGTTTAAAGAAGATAAGTATACCTTGACCGATGCTTCAAAAATCACCGTAAACGGCAATCAGGCGACCGTAAAGAAGGAAAACAACCGTGAGGCATATGTAACATATAAATTTACAACCCCTATTCCTGAGGGTCAGATTGATATGAGCTACGTGCTTACCAAGGAGCAGGCAGACCATTATTGTGTGGACAATCATAATGACGATTTAATATTTAACGATGAATTTGTTGACTACATAATGGACAATCCTTATGTTTTTGGTCTTGATATGCCGCTTGACCGTTATCTGGCAAATGCGCATAATTACAAGGATCCGGAATATCAGTTGTCTTACATAAAACGTATACTGCTTGATTTTGAAAAAAATGCTCAATACAGTGGCGGCTTTGCCGAATGGACCCATGAACTGAAAGAGCTGTGGATTGCTCCGAATATTAACATCGATATAATAATCAATATTAATGCAGCAGTAGGCGACAGCTATTACGGCAGCGGCGGAGCAAATGTCGGAACATTTAAACTCTTTTTGTCAAAGGATGTTTATCCTGACGGATGGTATTCCATCATGTCGCAATCAATTAAGGAGATCGATACCGATGAGATAAGAAACTATTCGTACTCCAACTACCAGCTTTATCTCTATGAGGGAGATGTGTATGAGGCATTCAAGAAGGGTGAATCAGCCGCAGAGCTGTGGTGTCCCGGTCATAAGTTTATCAATCCCTTAATCACCGCCGACCGCGTGGCAGAGTATGTGAACTGTCAGCACCCCACAACCTATTACTATTCCTGCAAATTCTGCAATATCTGTGAATATGACCCCAACCACACCTTTAAGGAAGCCGACGAGTATGACGTTTACAGCATAGAGCGGATGGAACACGTATACGGCGACAGAGTGCTTGCCGATAAGAACTACGCAGGTCTCAATGCCGACGGCGAAAAAGTATACTTCAAGCAATGTGTTTACTGCGGAATCAATCCGAAAGAGGACTTTTTCAACTATTCCGAAGAGGATTTCAAAAAGGAATTTGCTGAGTTTTACGGTAAGCCCGGATATGAGTACGTAACGTATGAATGGCACATGGATCGTCTTAACACTCAGTGGAATGATTATTGTTCAAAAATGGTTATGAGTGCAACCACTAAGAAGGCCGCACCTCATGGCTTTGCGGTATATCCCGATAGAGAAACCACCGCGAAAATAAGCGACTGGGCAACAGATGAGGTACGCTGGGCAACCCAGCTTCAGCTTACCGACAAAGCACTCCTCGGTGAAAACTATACAGCTTCCTGCACAAGAGAACAGTTTGTTTCGGTTGCAGTTAAAATGACCGAAAGAATGCTGGGCAGAGAGATTGAAGCCGCTCCGTCAGGTTCATTCTCCGACACAGACAGCATATATGTAAGAAAGGCTGTCATGGCAGGTATTACCAACGGTACCGGCCCCGATACCTTCTCACCCAACGATACTTTGACCCGTGCGCAGATGGCTACTTTCCTCTACCGTGCACTTCAGTTTGTCCGTAATAATTCGGATATAAGATATACTGTATATGATTCTGCTCTGGGCAATTACTCGGACGGTAATCAAATTCCCGACTGGGCAAATAAAGCAATGGCATTTATGAATGCTTTGGGACTCATCAAAGGCACTACCGCTACCACCATAGCTCCGAATGATACCTGTACCATCGAGCAGGCACTTGTCGTGGCATACAGAAGCCTTGATGCAGACGATATAGGCTGGTACCAGTCGCTTAACGAATTCCATAACAACTCCCGCGGCTATCTCGGCGGTACATTAAATAAGTTTTTCTCGGTAGGTATAGGCGGCACGGCGGCTTTTTCCAGTTACACCAACGCAGATCGTTATTGGAGCAATAAGCCCCATACCCCTGCAAATCTTCTGGATGGCGAGGATACGTGGAGAGAGAGCAATGCCCTTCCCGTGCTCGAGCCTTACACAGGCATCCAGAGTGCGGTACCGTTGGAAGATTTTATGCCGATTAAGGATGTTGACTGA
- a CDS encoding NAD-dependent epimerase/dehydratase family protein — MKGKILILCGTGSIGSHTVRELSELGYSIDVTTQDSLENSSQVRYFKVNSYDNNVLKDILQGEKYDAIIDFHHYNPEMYTERLNLLADNASQLIFLSSYRVYADLEHPIKETSPQLIDVTDDPYLLNEENYAMYKSRCERIINASPYKNKVTIIRPVISFYYRSLSLITTPAPILIPRSLEGKKVLLPVEGKDVVAGYNWSGNTAKYISRLVLNPKAYGEAFTLASHEKLTWGEFAEYYREYLGTDYEWVDKETYLKYGTSNTRGDIFGLDQDRLLDRSVDISKVLSATGLSVQDLTPLKDAIKLECEKIKESYSSISDIFINESATKINCKLDEYFNK, encoded by the coding sequence ATGAAAGGTAAAATACTTATTCTCTGTGGCACCGGTTCAATCGGTTCACATACAGTCCGTGAACTTTCGGAGCTTGGATACTCAATTGATGTAACAACCCAAGATAGTCTTGAAAACAGCAGTCAGGTAAGATACTTCAAAGTAAATTCATACGACAACAACGTATTGAAAGATATTTTGCAAGGTGAAAAATACGATGCTATCATCGACTTTCATCACTACAATCCCGAAATGTACACTGAAAGACTGAACTTGCTTGCAGACAACGCTTCACAGCTTATCTTTCTCTCATCATATCGTGTTTATGCCGATCTTGAACACCCGATAAAGGAAACTTCACCCCAACTCATTGATGTTACAGATGATCCGTATTTACTCAATGAAGAAAATTATGCAATGTACAAAAGCCGTTGTGAAAGAATTATAAACGCTTCACCGTATAAGAACAAGGTGACAATCATAAGACCTGTTATATCGTTTTACTACCGCAGTCTTTCTCTCATTACAACACCTGCTCCCATTCTGATACCGAGAAGCTTAGAAGGAAAGAAGGTTCTATTGCCAGTTGAAGGCAAAGACGTAGTAGCAGGTTACAACTGGTCAGGCAACACCGCGAAATACATTTCTCGCCTTGTCCTGAATCCGAAGGCTTACGGTGAAGCTTTTACCTTGGCAAGCCACGAAAAACTTACATGGGGTGAATTTGCTGAATATTACAGAGAATACTTAGGAACAGACTATGAATGGGTCGACAAAGAAACCTATTTGAAATACGGAACTTCAAACACGAGAGGGGACATTTTTGGTCTTGATCAGGACAGGCTTCTTGACAGAAGTGTTGATATTTCAAAAGTATTATCAGCAACCGGATTGTCAGTACAGGATTTAACTCCGCTGAAGGATGCGATAAAGCTGGAGTGCGAAAAAATCAAGGAAAGCTACAGCTCGATTTCCGACATCTTCATTAATGAATCGGCAACTAAAATCAACTGTAAGCTTGATGAATACTTCAACAAATAA
- a CDS encoding helix-turn-helix domain-containing protein: MKSVPIAKFDDKQKKPINLFADKRITCKSIPHSHNHYELEMIASGSGESVLNGEKIELKRGSVYILKPSDVHSLCALPDKSLEIMNISFLEGTFFKELSVPVLFGKKVNIAVLDEEDINMVLSVFMVMENEQQKGKPDVGIMQGCANVILRIIMRKMDWDFTPKRQDELADALHFISENFCDHIDLTSVARHVGFTPQYFSKIFHQRIGKSFKKYLSELRITYAVKLMKYNGFNSTEAAFECGYNSYSAFLKAFKEHTGVLPKNYMMYKDEM; the protein is encoded by the coding sequence ATGAAAAGTGTGCCCATCGCAAAATTTGATGATAAACAGAAAAAACCTATAAATCTATTTGCTGATAAAAGAATCACTTGTAAAAGTATACCACATTCCCATAATCATTATGAGCTGGAAATGATTGCGAGCGGAAGTGGTGAATCGGTGCTTAATGGCGAAAAAATCGAACTGAAACGAGGAAGCGTGTATATCCTCAAGCCTTCCGATGTTCACAGCCTTTGTGCTTTGCCGGATAAAAGCCTTGAAATAATGAACATTTCCTTTCTTGAGGGCACCTTTTTTAAGGAATTATCTGTTCCCGTGCTTTTTGGCAAAAAAGTAAACATTGCTGTTTTGGATGAAGAAGACATAAATATGGTGTTGTCGGTTTTTATGGTAATGGAGAATGAACAGCAAAAAGGTAAACCCGACGTAGGTATTATGCAGGGGTGTGCAAATGTAATACTTAGAATTATAATGCGAAAAATGGACTGGGATTTTACCCCAAAACGACAGGACGAGCTTGCGGATGCACTTCATTTTATTTCCGAGAATTTCTGTGACCATATAGACCTTACATCCGTTGCAAGACATGTTGGATTCACTCCACAGTATTTTTCAAAAATATTCCACCAAAGAATTGGAAAAAGCTTTAAAAAATATCTTTCGGAATTAAGAATAACGTATGCTGTAAAACTGATGAAATATAACGGATTTAATTCAACCGAGGCAGCCTTTGAATGCGGGTACAATTCCTATTCTGCATTTCTCAAGGCTTTTAAGGAACACACAGGAGTGTTGCCGAAAAACTATATGATGTATAAAGACGAAATGTAA